A single Anopheles maculipalpis chromosome 3RL, idAnoMacuDA_375_x, whole genome shotgun sequence DNA region contains:
- the LOC126562708 gene encoding ficolin-2-like, whose product MQFLVGSVIFALFVACVNVDSHATGYGYEMITARLDSLQGLESELLTYTNGTVEQLAKMVQLLTRLQVSPGPSNAPATPAAVGASCRNVPSRVSGIYRIEPEYPFHEPMTVYCDQQYEGGGWTVIQQRFDGSVDFFRDWQDYKRGFGTLHGEFWLGLDRIHRLTNVAPHEMAVVMEDFDGVKAAARYQKFRIASETLNYAIIELGACNPCGAGDSMRIHLNESFSTYDRDKSKATFNCAVAFKGGWWFYRCHRCHLNGEYLRGKLTQAQDSHGLMWMDFRGDKYSLKATKMMIRPIK is encoded by the exons ATGCAGTTCCTCGTTGGAAGTGTGATCTTTGCACTGTTCGTTGCTTGTGTTAATGTTGATTCACACGCCACCGGCTATGGCTACGAAATGATCACCGCCCGTTTAGACTCTTTGCAAGGTCTCGAGTCCGAATTGCTCACCTACACGAACGGTACGGTTGAGCAGTTAGCGAAAATGGTACAACTGTTAACCCGGCTGCAGGTAAGCCCGGGCCCATCCAACGCACCTGCTACGCCAGCTGCTGTGGGAGCATCGTGCAGAAATGTTCCATCCCGTGTGTCCGGCATTTACCGCATCGAGCCGGAGTATCCGTTTCACGAGCCGATGACAGTGTATTGTGATCAGCAGTACGAAGGCGGCGGATGGACCGTCATCCAGCAGCGTTTCGATGGTTCGGTAGATTTCTTTCGCGATTGGCAGGACTATAAGCGCGGGTTCGGCACACTGCACGGCGAGTTCTGGTTGGGGCTGGATCGGATCCATCGTCTAACGAACGTTGCACCACACGAGATGGCTGTTGTGATGGAAGATTTTGACGGTGTGAAAGCTGCGGCACGGTACCAAAAGTTTCGCATCGCTTCGGAAACATTAAATTACGCGATTATTGAGCTGGGTGCGTGTAACCCTTGCGGTGCTGGTGATTCGATGCGTATTCATCTGAACGAAAGCTTCTCGACGTACGATCGTGATAAGAGCAAGGCGACGTTTAACTGTGCCGTGGCATTCAAAGGTGGTTGGTGGTTTTACCGGTGTCATCGGTG CCATCTTAATGGAGAGTATTTGCGCGGTAAGCTAACCCAAGCACAGGACTCACATGGTCTCATGTGGATGGACTTTCGCGGGGATAAGTACTCACTCAAGGCGACAAAGATGATGATTCGACCCATAAAGTGA